From one Lolium rigidum isolate FL_2022 chromosome 4, APGP_CSIRO_Lrig_0.1, whole genome shotgun sequence genomic stretch:
- the LOC124647999 gene encoding RING-H2 finger protein ATL74-like yields MARLDSEAPAASIVAAGLGFHDNGSDQGGGAAAAPAGDDSAFDTNVVIILAALFFAVVFAIGLNSLARCVLRYRGRGAAVAADVEAGATARAASRSGRGIKRCALRSLPVEVYGCGEVIDDVCAICLGEFVDGEKVRVLPRCGHGFHVRCVDAWLVFHGSCPTCRQPVIEVAPAKGGGRSQLPAETDMIAVVIV; encoded by the coding sequence ATGGCTCGTCTTGATTCGGAAGCACCGGCGGCGTCCATTGTCGCCGCGGGGCTGGGCTTCCACGACAACGGGAGCGACCAaggcggaggtgcggcggcggcgcccgcggGGGACGACTCGGCGTTCGACACAAACGTGGTGATCATCCTGGCCGCGCTCTTCTTCGCGGTGGTCTTCGCCATCGGGCTCAACTCGCTGGCGCGGTGCGTGCTCCGGTACAGGGGCCGCGGGGCCGCCGTGGCCGCTGATGTCGAGGCCGGTGCGACGGCGCGTGCGGCAAGCCGCAGCGGTCGCGGCATTAAGAGGTGCGCGCTGAGGAGCCTGCCCGTGGAGGTGTACGGCTGCGGGGAAGTAATCGACGACGTCTGCGCCATCTGCCTcggcgagttcgtcgacggcgagaaggTGCGCGTGCTGCCGCGGTGCGGCCACGGGTTCCACGTCCGGTGTGTCGACGCCTGGCTCGTGTTCCACGGCTCCTGCCCGACGTGCCGGCAGCCCGTGATCGAGGTGGCGCCCGCGAAGGGCGGTGGCCGGAGCCAACTTCCCGCGGAGACCGACATGATCGCCGTGGTCATCGTGTGA